The uncultured Trichococcus sp. DNA segment TTCACCATGAAAGCGATAAGTAAAACGATAACCATCAGGCTGAAGGAACGTCCGGCGCCTTCAATCGCTTGTTGCGCAGCCGTTTGTCCAAAATAAGGATCGATTACGACTGCCGATAAGTTGAATCTTTCTTTCAAGCCTGCCAAGATCGGACGGAAATTTCCGACCAAACCCCCAGCCGCTACATTTAAGACTAAATAACCGACAGTTGCCTTGATGAATCCGGCAAGAGCGTCATAGACTGGTCTGCCCAACAACAAGTAGCCGACGAAGACGATAATACCAAGGAAAAAAGCAGGTTGCGTTAAGATATTGACTTGAAAGAATGTCCATGCACTAATTAGTAGTTCCAAGATATTCACCCTCGATTTCCATAATTTTTTCTAAATCAGCGACAGAGTTAGCTTGAATAAAGGCATCCACGACACTTTCATCAGACAGCAAGGTTACAAGTGTGGATAGGTTCGCCAAGTGCTTCTCGTTGTCCGTCGATGCCAGGACGAAGAAGATGCGCGCTTCGTACTCGGCTGCCGGCCCGAAGTTCACGGGCACTTTCGTACGCATAAAGCAGATAGCGGTTTCATTTACGCCCTTGCCTTCTTGTGCATGCGGAATGCAGATATCCGGTGCGATGACGATGTAAGGTCCGAATTCGTTTACGTTTTCGATGATGTACTCGGGATAAGCGCTCTCGATGGCGCCTTCTTCGATAAGCGGTTGACAAGCAGCACGGATGCTGTTTTGCCAACTATCGAATCCCTCGTGGAAAGAAAATCTTTTATTTTTGATGACTTCATCTAACATATGATCTCTCCTCTTAGGTGCTTGTTCTTATAGGAATGAAGTGAAAGGTACGTCGTTTTCGATGCTGAACACATCGTCAAATCCGCGGTTGAAATTGAATTCCATTTTGTCTTTGTCATTCGGATAGACGAACTTGCCGCCGACTTGCCAGATGTATGGCTTAAATCCGTATTGGAGACGATCTTTTTTGAATTTCCACAGCTCAATCAATTCTTTCGGGTCCGCCTGGAAGTTCGACCAAATATCATAGTGCACTGGGATAACCACTTTCGAATTCAAAGATTCCGCCATTCTCAGCATATCCGATGAAGTAACCTTATCGGTGATTCCGCGTGGGTTTTCACCGAATGCCCCTAAGCAGACATCCACTTGGTGATCGTTTCCGTGTTTCGCGAAATAGTTGCAGTAATGGGAATCGCCTGCATGATACAAGTTTCCGCCCGATGTTTTGAACAAGTAGTTCACTGCGATCAGATCCATCTCCTGCGGCATTTTCCCTCTTAAAACTTCTCCTTCAGAAGCCGTAACCAAGGCTGTGCGGTCGAAAGCTTCAAGAGCGACAATCTCGATGTCCTTGATTTTGACGCTGTCGCCCGGTTTCACGACTACGCATTTCTCTTCAGGCACGCCCCAGCCGATCCAAGTATCCACAACCGCTTGCGGTCCTACGAATTTAACCGCGTCGCTCGAGTTTTTCAGAACAGCCGCTGCCGTGTTGATGTCCAAGTGATCAGAATGGATATGCGTAACGACCAATGCATCCACGTTTTTCACTGCGAAAGGATCGATGACAAATGGTTGCGCTCTCAAATTAG contains these protein-coding regions:
- a CDS encoding PTS sugar transporter subunit IIA, which produces MLDEVIKNKRFSFHEGFDSWQNSIRAACQPLIEEGAIESAYPEYIIENVNEFGPYIVIAPDICIPHAQEGKGVNETAICFMRTKVPVNFGPAAEYEARIFFVLASTDNEKHLANLSTLVTLLSDESVVDAFIQANSVADLEKIMEIEGEYLGTTN
- the ulaG gene encoding L-ascorbate 6-phosphate lactonase — its product is MANVNDITKESWVLSTFPEWGTWLNEEIEDTVVAENTFAMWWLGCTGIWLKSHESTNILCDLWCGTGKQSHGSGKMKDGHQMQRMSGVQNMQPNLRAQPFVIDPFAVKNVDALVVTHIHSDHLDINTAAAVLKNSSDAVKFVGPQAVVDTWIGWGVPEEKCVVVKPGDSVKIKDIEIVALEAFDRTALVTASEGEVLRGKMPQEMDLIAVNYLFKTSGGNLYHAGDSHYCNYFAKHGNDHQVDVCLGAFGENPRGITDKVTSSDMLRMAESLNSKVVIPVHYDIWSNFQADPKELIELWKFKKDRLQYGFKPYIWQVGGKFVYPNDKDKMEFNFNRGFDDVFSIENDVPFTSFL